In one window of Oncorhynchus gorbuscha isolate QuinsamMale2020 ecotype Even-year linkage group LG23, OgorEven_v1.0, whole genome shotgun sequence DNA:
- the LOC124011477 gene encoding claudin-10-like, producing MSNMATEIVAFILTISGWILVCSTLPTDYWKVSSVDGTVITTATFWSNLWKTCVTDSTGVSNCKDFPSMLALDVYIQVCRGLMIASVCLGFFGATLALMGMKCTRIGGSESTKARLTGLSGLHSILNGLCSLTACSLYAHRITSEFFDPLFFAQKFELGAALFIGWAGSVLCISGGLIFCLSLSEGFSRAECSYSGSTSMVTKRHKPGKSANSFYKSPVSTDPRDPAEHSRQFGKNVYV from the exons ATGAGCAACATGGCCACGGAGATCGTTGCCTTCATCCTGACCATATCTGGATGGATCCTGGTCTGCTCCACGTTGCCTACTGACTACTGGAAGGTGTCCTCCGTGGATGGGACAGTCATCACCACGGCGACCTTCTGGTCCAACCTGTGGAAGACCTGCGTCACGGATTCTACAGGAGTGTCCAACTGTAAAGATTTCCCCTCCATGCTGGCTCTGGATG tGTATATCCAGGTGTGTCGGGGCCTGATGATTGCGTCTGTGTGCCTGGGGTTCTTTGGAGCCACCCTGGCCCTGATGGGAATGAAGTGTACCAGGATCGGAGGCTCAGAGAGCACCAAGGCCAGACTAACAGGCCTCTCAGGCCTTCACTCCATACTCAATG GGCTTTGCTCCTTGACTGCATGCTCTCTGTACGCACACAGGATCACATCCGAGTTCTTTGACCCACTCTTTTTTGCTCAAAA GTTTGAGCTGGGCGCAGCGCTCTTCATCGGCTGGGCTGGATCGGTGCTCTGCATTTCAGGAGGACTCATATTCTGCCTCTCCTTGTCAGAGGGCTTCAG TCGAGCAGAGTGCTCCTACAGTGGCAGTACGTCTATGGTAACCAAGCGTCACAAACCCGGCAAGTCTGCCAACAGTTTCTACAAATCGCCAGTTTCCACAGACCCCCGAGACCCAGCAGAACACTCAAGGCAGTTTGGAAAGAACGTCTACGTGTGA